In the Desulfitobacterium hafniense DCB-2 genome, GAAGAGGCTTTAAAGGATGCCGGAAAGTATGTAGGAAGCAACCCCAATATTTTGGCCCTGCCCAAAGCCTTTAAGCTTGCCAGTGTGCATCTCGGCATGAAAGAATCAATGAATAAGATAATATCGAAATGATTCAGGAGGTTATTTAGATGAGTGTTCGCGTTGCCATTAATGGATTTGGTAGAATTGGCCGGCTGACATTGCGGGCGATCCTGAAGCAATCCCTCCCGGTTGAAGTGGTTGCCATCAATGATTTAGGAAGTCCGGATTTATTGGCTCATCTGTTTAAGTATGATTCGCTTCACGGAATTCTCCCTAATTCAGTGGAAATTGACGGAGATACAATGCTCGTCGATGGAAAATCCATTGCTATTTTATCGGAGAGAAACCCTTTGGATCTGCCTTGGCGCAAACTGGGAGTGGATATTGTCATCGAATCAACCGGACGTTTTACAAAGCGCGCTGCCGCGTCTCAACATCTGACAGCGGGGGCAAAGAAAGTCGTTATCTCTGCTCCGGCTAAAAACGAAGACATTACGATTGTTATGGGAGTTAACGACGATCAGTATCAGCCCCAGGAACACCATATTATTTCCAATGCTTCTTGTACAACGAATTGCCTTGCTCCCGTTGCCAAAGTTTTATTGGATGCTTTTGGAATTGAGCAAGGGATGATGACTACGACTCATTCAGTTACCAATGACCAACGGATTTTGGATCTGGAGCATTCCGACTGGCGCAGATCCCGGGCAGCCTATCAATCCATGATTCCGACCACCACGGGTGCAGCCAAAGCGGTAACCTTGGTTATACCGGAATTAGCAGGAAAAATGAATGGACTGGCCGTCAGAGTCCCTACCCCGAATGTTTCTTTGGTTGATTTTGTTGCTAATCTAACTAAATCAACCAGCAAGGAAGGGGTCAATGCTGCCTTGCGTGAAGCGGCAGAGGGTAA is a window encoding:
- the gap gene encoding type I glyceraldehyde-3-phosphate dehydrogenase, with amino-acid sequence MSVRVAINGFGRIGRLTLRAILKQSLPVEVVAINDLGSPDLLAHLFKYDSLHGILPNSVEIDGDTMLVDGKSIAILSERNPLDLPWRKLGVDIVIESTGRFTKRAAASQHLTAGAKKVVISAPAKNEDITIVMGVNDDQYQPQEHHIISNASCTTNCLAPVAKVLLDAFGIEQGMMTTTHSVTNDQRILDLEHSDWRRSRAAYQSMIPTTTGAAKAVTLVIPELAGKMNGLAVRVPTPNVSLVDFVANLTKSTSKEGVNAALREAAEGKLKGYLEYTELPLVSRDFNGNSASSIVDGLSTMIIGERMVKVLAWYDNEWGYSNRIVDLVKLIVMKGL